The DNA segment AAGGAGGAGATGTGTAAATCTAGTTAAAAGTAGTCTAGCGGCGGGTTGTGCCGTTGTCGATTCGCTTGTATTGTTGTAGACATTTAGAAGGGTTGAGCCAAGCCATATTGGTTGTAGGCCAAGTCAGAGGCAGCAGCCTGGCCATTGCGGTTCCAGTCGGAGTGCACGATCTCAGCGTTCAATGGGCTGCCAGTGATGTAAGCGGTGGTGATGTGTTCCTTCTTCTTGCCTAACAAGTCCTTGAAGAAAGTGGCGcctatattataaaaacaagtatAAAAGTTTAGTGGGGAATGGCAAGCTCAGTCGTTCGAATTTCAAAACGCTACGCACCAGCAAGGATCAGAGCCAAAATGGAGATGGCCAAACTCTTGAGGGAGATGAATTTGACGATGCTGAAAGCAATCTTGCAGAGAACAGCCTTCTTCAGCTTCAAGATCAGGAGCAGAGGCAGGAGCATCTTCTTCATTTTCTTGCTGCGGGATTCTGCAATGAAAAGTTTCGGTTAGCTAATGTTGCGGCTAGTTTAAACTTAGTCACATTAATTTAGATAAATAGAATGCTAATATGTTTATAACAAAAAGCAATAGGaactttgaagttttttttggttaataaaGTGGTAATATGCCTTTCATAAACACTAATTGTGGCAAATCAAAAACATTTGGAGAGTGCCATCTTGCGATCGCCTGAAGCTATGCTATACTACTAAGCTTTTGCTACAAAACTTGGCGATAATGATGTGCTACAAACAAGGCTGCCAATTCATACACGA comes from the Bactrocera neohumeralis isolate Rockhampton chromosome 2, APGP_CSIRO_Bneo_wtdbg2-racon-allhic-juicebox.fasta_v2, whole genome shotgun sequence genome and includes:
- the LOC126756512 gene encoding uncharacterized protein LOC126756512 is translated as MCSKFVCAVLIASFACSAAALPSLQQLDNSEKDVIGLINRIDSADSLPLFGGLRVERSETGRSFGASAKGIESVDERVERYLATHELNFGLPGDEDEEAENEYAGRAMEESRSKKMKKMLLPLLLILKLKKAVLCKIAFSIVKFISLKSLAISILALILAGATFFKDLLGKKKEHITTAYITGSPLNAEIVHSDWNRNGQAAASDLAYNQYGLAQPF